A stretch of the Capsicum annuum cultivar UCD-10X-F1 chromosome 8, UCD10Xv1.1, whole genome shotgun sequence genome encodes the following:
- the LOC107839703 gene encoding uncharacterized protein LOC107839703 isoform X2 encodes MKVVRRKNIDNWELQHKKRNKKMKRSVIRKKTSSTEEEKGNCDYFNKLPTDVIISLLLRCPLKSLSMLRIWMRFASVNMDGSTEELYSSTVSVSVSDSQIMSSTMQVCYGLVCLYTDCRIYLCNPAMQQFSELPKYSPSAIPGYTHCGFRYLHSRKEYKVMHFFYRLPSTNTKRRLQDLKLAHLKCEVLTINNVGGGISFNRWKKIAEVPSCHPFGPGLLVNELFLARL; translated from the exons ATGAAGGTTGTTCGAAGAAAAAATATTGACAATTGGGAACTACAACACAAAAAG CGTAACAAGAAAATGAAACGATCAGTAATACGGAAAAAGACAAGTAGTACAGAGGAGGAGAAAGGGAATTGTGACTACTTCAATAAGCTACCTACTGATGTTATAATCTCTCTTTTGCTAAGATGCCCCCTCAAGTCATTATCCATGTTAAG GATTTGGATGCGATTTGCTTCAGTTAACATGGATGGAAGCACGGAGGAGTTATACAGTTCCACTGTCTCTGTCTCTGTCTCTGATAGCCAAATCATGTCTAGCACAATGCAAGTATGCTACGGTTTGGTTTGCCTCTATACAGATTGTCGTATTTATTTGTGCAATCCTGCCATGCAACAATTTTCTGAATTGCCGAAATACTCACCTTCTGCTATCCCTGGATATACCCACTGCGGATTCAGATATCTTCACTCAAGGAAGGAATACAAAGTGATGCATTTTTTCTACAGGCTTCCTTCCACGAACACAAAGCGGCGTCTTCAGGACCTTAAGCTTGCACACCTAAAATGTGAGGTTCTTACCATAAATAATGTTGGTGGTGGCATTTCTTTTAATAGATGGAAAAAAATTGCAGAAGTGCCTTCTTGTCATCCGTTCGGGCCAGGGCTGTTAGTAAATGAAT TATTTTTGGCCAGGCTCTAA
- the LOC107839705 gene encoding fanconi-associated nuclease 1 homolog yields the protein MKEALSRLEETAPLDLETDSFYEARKGALLDKIEHGMAEELLIMSWESHVGTACRGVNWDKHSLSELRAAVTCIGGVFA from the exons ATGAAGGAAGCTTTATCACGTTTGGAAG AGACTGCACCTTTGGATCTTGAAACTGATAGCTTTTATGAAGCCAGAAAGGGTGCTCTTCTAGATAAGATTGAGCATGGCATGGCGGAAGAGTTACTTATCATGTCATGGGAATCACATGTGGGAACTGCCTGTAGGGGAGTCAATTGGGACAAGCATTCCCTATCTGAGCTCCGAGCAGCTGTTACATGCATTGGGGGGGTCTTTGCCTAG
- the LOC107839703 gene encoding uncharacterized protein LOC107839703 isoform X1, producing MKVVRRKNIDNWELQHKKRNKKMKRSVIRKKTSSTEEEKGNCDYFNKLPTDVIISLLLRCPLKSLSMLRIWMRFASVNMDGSTEELYSSTVSVSVSDSQIMSSTMQVCYGLVCLYTDCRIYLCNPAMQQFSELPKYSPSAIPGYTHCGFRYLHSRKEYKVMHFFYRLPSTNTKRRLQDLKLAHLKCEVLTINNVGGGISFNRWKKIAEVPSCHPFGPGLLVNECMYWLTRRYRGTLFRREIISFDFENEKFLTISPPSSFGSIFGQALMDLKGMLCLPDARRFRRSSILDLWILKDKISCTWVKEYSIDLVNFGSENLTSHFKTWKEEIIFTHLDTVVVYDLKRKCFRGVKCLGFNRTYVIYSKSLFSLGIM from the exons ATGAAGGTTGTTCGAAGAAAAAATATTGACAATTGGGAACTACAACACAAAAAG CGTAACAAGAAAATGAAACGATCAGTAATACGGAAAAAGACAAGTAGTACAGAGGAGGAGAAAGGGAATTGTGACTACTTCAATAAGCTACCTACTGATGTTATAATCTCTCTTTTGCTAAGATGCCCCCTCAAGTCATTATCCATGTTAAG GATTTGGATGCGATTTGCTTCAGTTAACATGGATGGAAGCACGGAGGAGTTATACAGTTCCACTGTCTCTGTCTCTGTCTCTGATAGCCAAATCATGTCTAGCACAATGCAAGTATGCTACGGTTTGGTTTGCCTCTATACAGATTGTCGTATTTATTTGTGCAATCCTGCCATGCAACAATTTTCTGAATTGCCGAAATACTCACCTTCTGCTATCCCTGGATATACCCACTGCGGATTCAGATATCTTCACTCAAGGAAGGAATACAAAGTGATGCATTTTTTCTACAGGCTTCCTTCCACGAACACAAAGCGGCGTCTTCAGGACCTTAAGCTTGCACACCTAAAATGTGAGGTTCTTACCATAAATAATGTTGGTGGTGGCATTTCTTTTAATAGATGGAAAAAAATTGCAGAAGTGCCTTCTTGTCATCCGTTCGGGCCAGGGCTGTTAGTAAATGAATGTATGTATTGGTTGACAAGACGTTATCGTGGTACCCTCTTTCGTCGTGAAATTATTTCATTTGactttgaaaatgaaaaattccTAACTATATCTCCCCCATCATCTTTTGGAAGTATTTTTGGCCAGGCTCTAATGGATTTGAAAGGGATGCTTTGCTTGCCAGACGCACGCCGTTTTCGCAGGAGTTCAATTCTAGACCTGTGGATACTCAAGGATAAAATAAGTTGCACTTGGGTAAAGGAGTATAGCATCGATTTGGTCAACTTTGGGTCTGAGAATCTCACATCTCATTTCAAGACATGGAAGGAAGAAATAATATTTACGCATTTAGATACGGTCGTGGTCTATGACTTAAAAAGAAAATGCTTCAGAGGAGTGAAATGTCTTGGGTTTAATCGTACTTATGTAATTTACTCGAAAAGCTTGTTTTCTTTAGGGATTATGTAG